The following nucleotide sequence is from Corticium candelabrum chromosome 19, ooCorCand1.1, whole genome shotgun sequence.
CCCTCTTTccaaattcctggatccggcgctgagTTCTAGACACAAGCTAAACtgtaatttttgttttctcattACACGTGTACTGTAAATAGTTAGAGCTTCTACctcttttgttgtgttgttaacATATAGCAACGTGCGTCATTGCAATCCGCTCTCGTGACCATTTAACAATCTATTCTAGAGGTGTAGACAGCACTTAATATTCAGGTTGATGAATCACATCAACTTCCGGTTTAGTTAAGGATgaggtaattaaataactaatatatatgCAACAACTATTACAACGTGAATTGTTTTCAGCATTTTAGTTGTAGTAAACTAAACACCGTATTGACAATTCCAATTAGCGAGAGTTAAACGGTCACGCCTACTAGCGCACGTTAGACCGGAACAAATAACTATTTGCTGTCTACGACTTGGGCACAGTCAGCAAGGCTAGAACTTCTCTACAGTTGCTTGAAAGTTGTTGAATCACGCCTTAGTTAAATGCGCACAATACCCGGACACTGAATAAATACTTGAAGTTGCTCTACACGGCTATGTAAACTAGGTTTGTAAATTTCTTACCTGGTTTGGCACTGAGTGTTGACATTCCACTGACGTAGGAACCGGGGGGATGGGGGCATTAAGATCCCTTGCTCactgtaggaattgaaattttcagTGCTactgacttttgcaaatctgtttttacggtctggcaagcaaGGTAGTTTACTTgtgacatccacggtacacTATTGACTCTAGTACCAGTGCcggatccagaaatttttgaaagagagagttcaccgttagcagttatttatagcattactaattttctcttttctaataaaattatataaaattattgagcCACGCCTATTGAAAAAGAGGGAGTTTCAACCCCCTTAaccccccatctggatccggcccgAAGTACACTACACTATTAGACAACTCGTGAACATCAGAGTTGCCAACGCACACAGCAAGTTCCTTCaggtcacacgctcacacgcaaGGAACCCAGATCTCAGATTCTCACGCAAATTTTAGATTGCTGGAACTAGATCCAGGCAGACTGAGGCGTCGACATGAGTAAACCTGTAAGTACACCGTAGATTACGTAAAAATCTGTAGTGTTTAGCTAACTAGCTAATAAAAATTTAACGAGCCTGCTGTACAGTGATCGATGATTACGAATAACCAACAGTTGAACTCATAGCTAAAAGACTGATGAAAATGCTTTCACGCATTTTCAGTACCTGGTTGGCAACTCTGGTTAAACATCTTCCTACGTTACTGCATGCCAACATTTCTGTCTCTCATAAGCAAACATATGCGTCatcaaataaaaatattgtgtCCATAGATGTACATGTTAGCTTACACTTAGCTTCtcgagtcacgtgactagaaCGTGAGTAAGTGCCATCGCTCCTCCCACGTCGTTGCCAGGCTCCTGTTGCCGTGTTTACGACCCTACAATCCTAGGTAGAcactctttctctctctctctctctcttcttcgCAATCGAATCTGTTTGACGTTTGACGAGAATGGCGGACGAACTGCTGTCGCCGACATTCCGCTCAAGCCAACTACACACGCCACAACATCTCAACAGAATTACCATCGATGACCCACAGTAAGTGATTACCCGTAATcgtatctgtttgtgtttgtaacaCTCTTACCTTTCCGAGGATACCGTACCTCATGGTCATTTCACTGAAAATTTTAGCACAACCAAATCGGCATGGCCAGCTCATCGCGGTGACACGTGGAACGCGCTTCCACATGGTTTTGCATCTACACACGAATGTAACGAATCCACGTAACGTATTAGTTTTGTAGTGGTTCTTTGCAGGGAGTCGTGCTTGCTTCGCGGCACGAGAGTTCTCTAAATTCTTTCATCAAGTGCGAATCGCTTGGAGCTCCATCCGCGCACGCGTCATGAATCAGTCAGCGGTCGCGGTGAATTCTCGTCTAGACTTTGGCCGCTCGAAACAAACGGTCGCACTCTTGTGCGCATCTATACGCTCCGGGCATCCGAGATTAGAGTCTACAGACCGTAGCTGTGATAGCACCATGGCAGCTACACAATTTTTGATACTCTAGCTATTTAAGTTGTCCTTTGTAGCAAACAATTCTATTTCTGAATTTagcattgttaattaactcatTGTCGCCAACTAGACTAAGTTACTCGTATACAGTACTAGACGTGCTAAGCACTAGAAGCCAAGGACGTCACGCGAGTCTCAATAGAGGAGACTCGGACTAACATGTGATGTCATAGAGAGAATATTATATATTGAATTCAACACAAAATATAGGTCCATTATAAATTTTCAACAATTACATACTCGGTGACAGCTAGTTGTAAGAAATTGTAATACACAAGCTAGTATCTAGGGCAAGGTGTTTTCACAGCTAGAGACAGCAAATTGCCACACAAGATCATCTAGGCCAATTTTCAGGTTAGTTGTATACGATGAGAAATCTATGGTTTGCGACCTCGAAGAACCGCTGGCAGTGCCAAGTTTATGTCTTTACTCTCATAGCTTATTGAACTACTTTTTCAAGTCATTTGTACTAACCCTACAGTGGCTGCGAAAAAGGCTGTAAAGGCGCCTAACACTGTCACAATTATAAGTGCCAAGGGCGAGTTTTCAAAAAGAGGGCCCGATCTTATAATAAAAAAGACCCCGCTGTAACCATTCTTGCAGCATGAATTAATGCGACTAGACATGTCAAAACTAAGATGTTTTAGGACTGCTTGATTCTCAAACAACCCGAGATTacattaaattcaataataattttaaagaACCATGCCCTTAAAACTGGGGCTAGCGTCTACCCACTCTAGTCCATAGTACGTGACGCCCATGTACAATTGAATCCCACAGTCTGCTTCCCAACCGTAAAGTGTATGTGCCTGCTCTCCTAAGTTGGATCCCGGGttaatctattaattaatttgtcaaCTTTTCGAACTCGTCGgctataatataaaataatataatacatatattacaattttaattatataattataactTGTGTAGTACAGTGGAGTAACGTTGTCATGTTTTCAGAAGGTGTTTGTCAATATATCTGGctgtatatgtctgtctgtttctgtctgtctgtaaacaccATCTCTTGAACGACTTAACTTAAGTAACATATCAAATTCAACATGACAGTTTCTGGTCAGAGATTTTGGCAAGATCTTGATATTTGAAACTGTCATGTTGATATTGTTAATTTAACTTAAGCTGTTCAAGAGATATCGTGTGTGTTTACAGACAgtcagaaacagacagactagcctcggtctcccagacccgtgtagcgccgatgcAGAGTCACCGGGTCCGGGAGGCCAACACAGATATATAGACAAACACCCTCTAAATGATATTTTATATTGTAGtgttttatattatattataattatgttatacttttaattaataaagcgCGTCCTTAGATAGAACAACACCAGTCTATTATATTCTATTGTGGTCAATATCCTATTGTGGTCAAAGTATATTGAGTATAGTTGGAATTCTTGTCTCTGCAATTGTTGTCAACTCTCTTGTACATGCAGTTATCGCACTTACAAGCGAGTGCCGCTGGATCGGATGGGACGTCACTGGAGCTATGGTGGCATTGGTTCTCCTAATGCTTGGGATTCGTTCACGTTCAAGCCCACTCACGGAGCACCAGTAGCCAAAAGTCATGACCACATTGGAAGCGGCCTGTTTCCAAAGACACggtaagaaataaatgtctGAGTCGTTGTTGTGCTTCTTGAATTTATTTGTATATGCTTGTGTTCAGAGGATTTCCTGTCAATCAGCTGTACAGCTTGACATCATTGAAAAGAAGTAATTTGCGTTGGAATGATGAACTGTAAGACTCACAGATACGTAATGTCTGATAATAGGAccattaaataattaaataaccaaataattaaatagtcaaaataattaaataacaaataattaaatagtcaaataagtaaataacaaaataattaaatacccAAGTAACTAAATAACCAAATAATCAAATAACCAAATAATCTGTATTCTTTTGATCTCTGCAAGGCAAACGCCTGTCCACCCCCTCATGTTCCAGTGATATAAGTACCAAATTTCTTAGATTAAAAAGTCATGCTCGAATATTAACCCAGCGTCTAGAGTGATTGAAATAATAGTAAACCCACGGATGGTCAGGGCTCCAAGGCTACCATGTGTTCTGGAAACTGTCACAACAATGGCATTATGCAAGAAAACGATCACTTTAGATCAGAAACGAGACACTGTATTGGAAGCAGAAAGGACATCTGTGAGGACATAGTGAAACTTTCTATTTGGTTGTGAGGGAATCCAAGTAGTTTAGAGAAGAtattaatatatgtattaCAATATCCGTTTGTTGGTTGTTGAAAGACGGTACTGCCTTGGTAAATAGATATGTATGTTGCATTGACAGATGCATTAAACTGGTGCTTGATTGTTCTCTTAAAATAATTGAAACAATAAAAATCCAAGCTTGAATAGTAACCCAGGGTCTCAAGtgattgaaaaatagtaactcaAGGTtcttaatcgaagaaatacggtagttAGTTTGCTGTGCATCTGCTAGCAAACAAACTATATCAGCCTTCTGAATTATGAGTTTCCAATGTCTTATTATTCAATATATTCATGTAAACCTATGATCCAAACTCACTGAAGTTAGTCTGCTTCAGAAAAGCTAAAAGCCACAACTAATTAAGCATGCTTTGTCGCTTCTCTGTCAGCCACAAGTATTGATCAACATTTGCTTACGAGTGTATTCACGCACCTTGTTGCCTATCACTTGAGACCCTGGGCTACTATTCAAGCATGGGTTTTTATTCTTTCAACCATTTTAAGAGAACAAACTAGCACCAGTTGAATGCATCTGTCAATGCAACATACTGACCTATTTACCAAGTTAATAAAGTCTTtcaacaaccaacaaacagatatcGTAATACATGTATTAATCTCTTCTCTAAACTACTGTTGTTTAGATTCTCTCACAACCGAAAAGAAAGTTTCAATAATTGTCATTATCACTCACTACACACCTCTTTCATCACCATTAGTATCGTTGTTGAGAATATGTGCAGACGAATAGTGGGTTAATATTTGAGCATGAGTTACTATTATTCTCAATTCTAGACCCTGGGTTGCTATTTGAGAATCGGTTACTATTCGAGCATGGGGTTTTAATCGAACAAATACGGTCTATAGTGTAGTCTTGTCATGCAAAAGAGTGTAGTGCAAGACCATATGATAGATCTGTTCGTAGACTGAACACTTTAACTGCTAAATGCAGTCGTTGTCGTACTTGTCATCGTTTTCATAGTTGCCATCATCGTGTACAACATGCATGTTTACAAAGAATGTCTACAACATGAGACACCAAGTGACCAGGAATGATATACACTAATGTCTGCAACTGCCGTCCTTCTGTTCTCCCCATTGCATGTCTCACATTTGCAGTGTCCACTTTCACAGACGCTCGACCCTTGCTATTGTTACTATGCCATATTACCATGTGTATACAGCAGCAGCTTCCTAACACATTTCTAACTACCTTTCTGACAGGGTACCTCGACCACTTTCTGTCAAAGTCAAGTAAGTTTGTTCACTCTGTTGCTTCTCTTAGAATTCTCTAACCCGATTCCTGTCTTCTCTTCTACAGAGAAAACGAAGTTGATCAGCCATTTCCAGCCGAGCACCCACTAGCTTCTCACACACCTCGATTCACCGTCTTCCCTACTTCTCCCCCACTCAGCTACAACCTTGCAGCAAGACGCCTCAGACGTTCGTGCAGTGACTGCAGTGATACGGGAGTTATtgtagcaaacaaaacacGAGGGAGTGCCTTCAGAAGAGAACGGCTCGTAACACAGCAATTTGACATATATACATCAAATAGAGACATCCAAACAGACACCCCAGCTATGTCTTGCAGTACATGGGACATCCCGAGATCAAGTCGCCTCCACAAGgtataataatttttaaaaattaatctGTCGATGCCAATGACATCTTCTACTTTAGCGATCTCGGTCATATCCGGGACCTACTGTGCTATATGATTCTGTGCCAGCTACAAGAGAAGGCACGTCTCTTAATGTGCTTCCTCACACAACAAGAGGACGAGAGTTGTTTGAAAACTCTCTTAATCAGACACTGTACCAAGAAGAATTCACAGCCAAGAACACCAAACCTGACATTCTTAACCTTGATAAATCAGAAGATGATGAGGaggatgatgaagaagatggtgatgatgataataatgtggtaaatacacacacgtgcatgcacacaggcaggcaggcagacagacagacacggacaaacagacacagacagacagacacagacagacagacagatcgacacaggcacagacatggacagacagacacagacaagtacacagacagatagacagacacacacacgcacacacacacacacacacacacacacacacacacacacacacacacacacacacatgcacgcgtgtgcacacaTTCAGTTCAATTACTAACAATTTTTCTCTCTTCATCACCATTAGGACGGCAACTGGGACAAGCCTGCTTCTCAGAGATACTATATGCCTAGACCCTTAGAGGGCAGGCACTCGGCCAACGCAGCCAGTCTGCTACCAGTTCGAATTCAAGCTGATCAGCAACTCAATACACCCCGAGACGCTAACATTGGGGTCGACTTCAGAGCCGATACAGCAGCCACAAAGACTCAAACCGTTAGCATCAACGACGATGCGTATGCTTCAACATACACATACTGCGCCGAGTCTGACGCTACCTCATCCAGACCTCGTACCGAAAATTCGGAAGCTCATCTGATACGACCACTCTCTCGACATCATCAAAGACAGTGTGAGTTTTCTAGGACTGCTGTACTAAATAATTTCTTTCACTCGTATCCTGAGACCTCACCCGATCTCAGGGACTCTGTTCAGAACGGCAAACGACATATAATTCACGGCGTCAATAGTTACTACTTTCATTAGATGTCCTCACAAAA
It contains:
- the LOC134194862 gene encoding sperm-associated microtubule inner protein 4-like, translated to MADELLSPTFRSSQLHTPQHLNRITIDDPHYRTYKRVPLDRMGRHWSYGGIGSPNAWDSFTFKPTHGAPVAKSHDHIGSGLFPKTRGFPVNQLYSLTSLKRSNLRWNDELVPRPLSVKVKENEVDQPFPAEHPLASHTPRFTVFPTSPPLSYNLAARRLRRSCSDCSDTGVIVANKTRGSAFRRERLVTQQFDIYTSNRDIQTDTPAMSCSTWDIPRSSRLHKRSRSYPGPTVLYDSVPATREGTSLNVLPHTTRGRELFENSLNQTLYQEEFTAKNTKPDILNLDKSEDDEEDDEEDGDDDNNVDGNWDKPASQRYYMPRPLEGRHSANAASLLPVRIQADQQLNTPRDANIGVDFRADTAATKTQTVSINDDAYASTYTYCAESDATSSRPRTENSEAHLIRPLSRHHQRQCEFSRTAVLNNFFHSYPETSPDLRDSVQNGKRHIIHGVNSYYFH